The Cellulomonas sp. P24 genome contains a region encoding:
- a CDS encoding dihydrofolate reductase family protein has translation MAVRVDLNISLDGFATTTDQTPENPFGEDWPRLVDAYVSTRTFRERVLQDASGDGTTGVDDRYATSYFAEIGAEIMGAGMFGLHNFPDDPDWQGWWGDEPPFHVPVFVLTHTAPRPSIEMTGGTTFHFLSATPHEALDRATEAAAGKDVRVGGGATVARDFLTAGLVDVLHVAIAPILLGRGTRLWDDLRGLESRYDVTAETAESGTIHLTFRR, from the coding sequence ATGGCTGTACGTGTCGACCTCAACATCTCGCTCGACGGCTTCGCGACCACGACGGACCAGACCCCGGAGAACCCGTTCGGCGAGGACTGGCCGCGGCTGGTCGACGCCTACGTCTCGACCAGGACCTTCCGTGAGCGTGTCCTGCAGGACGCCTCGGGCGACGGCACGACCGGCGTGGACGACCGATATGCGACGTCGTACTTCGCCGAGATCGGCGCGGAGATCATGGGAGCGGGGATGTTCGGCCTGCACAACTTCCCTGACGACCCCGACTGGCAAGGCTGGTGGGGCGACGAACCACCGTTCCACGTCCCGGTGTTCGTCCTCACGCACACCGCCCCACGGCCGTCGATCGAGATGACCGGCGGCACGACGTTCCACTTCCTCTCGGCGACGCCGCACGAGGCGCTCGACCGCGCGACGGAGGCGGCCGCAGGCAAGGACGTCCGGGTGGGCGGCGGAGCCACCGTCGCGCGCGACTTCCTCACGGCAGGGCTCGTCGACGTGCTCCACGTCGCGATCGCGCCGATACTCCTCGGCCGCGGCACTCGGCTCTGGGACGACCTGCGCGGACTGGAGTCCCGCTACGACGTCACCGCCGAGACGGCCGAGAGCGGCACGATCCACCTGACGTTCCGGCGGTAG
- a CDS encoding DMT family transporter produces METTWRSVAVTAIAPVAWGASYVVTRELLPPGHPLWGAVLRAVPAGILLCAVSRRRPSGSWWWRSVVLGTLTIGGFFVLVYVAATTLPSSVASTLMAVSPAALMLLAWPLLAQRPRTTQLVGAALGFIGVCAMLLTGVGGLNPVGVLASLAAMTTSSVGFILSVRWRGDQDVLSMTAWQLVAGGLVVVPVAALVEGAPPHLDGREIAGFAYLTVVATAIAYVAWFSGLARLDAGAVGLIGLLNPVTGVILGTVIAAETLTGLQLAGLALVLVGILLGQPSAVRMAGWLSRRGYLSRLRGGGRGPADEPARVRPRVDHRLLADPLPPRETPCIEG; encoded by the coding sequence ATGGAAACTACTTGGCGCTCGGTCGCGGTGACCGCGATCGCCCCGGTCGCGTGGGGCGCGAGCTACGTCGTGACGCGGGAGCTCCTCCCACCCGGTCACCCGCTCTGGGGCGCCGTCCTCCGTGCCGTCCCCGCCGGCATCCTGCTGTGCGCCGTGTCCCGGAGACGTCCGAGCGGGTCCTGGTGGTGGCGGTCCGTCGTGCTCGGCACCCTCACGATCGGCGGCTTCTTCGTCCTCGTCTACGTGGCAGCGACCACGCTGCCGTCCAGCGTCGCGTCGACGCTCATGGCCGTCTCGCCTGCCGCGTTGATGCTGCTCGCGTGGCCGCTGCTCGCCCAGCGGCCACGCACGACGCAGCTGGTCGGGGCAGCCCTCGGCTTCATCGGGGTGTGCGCGATGCTCCTCACCGGGGTCGGCGGTCTCAACCCCGTCGGGGTGCTCGCCTCGCTCGCGGCGATGACGACGTCCTCCGTCGGGTTCATCCTGAGCGTGCGGTGGCGCGGCGACCAGGACGTGCTGTCGATGACGGCGTGGCAGCTCGTCGCAGGTGGGCTCGTCGTCGTGCCCGTCGCCGCTCTCGTCGAGGGGGCGCCGCCGCACCTCGACGGTCGCGAGATCGCCGGCTTCGCCTACCTCACAGTCGTCGCGACAGCGATCGCCTACGTCGCGTGGTTCTCCGGGCTCGCGCGACTCGACGCCGGTGCGGTCGGCCTCATCGGGCTCCTCAATCCCGTCACCGGCGTGATCCTCGGCACCGTGATCGCGGCCGAGACGCTCACCGGGCTCCAGCTCGCCGGACTCGCACTCGTGCTCGTCGGGATCCTGCTCGGGCAGCCCAGCGCCGTCCGGATGGCCGGCTGGCTCTCACGGCGCGGCTACCTGTCGCGGTTGCGGGGCGGGGGCCGTGGACCGGCAGACGAACCAGCTCGCGTCCGGCCGCGGGTTGACCACCGACTTCTCGCCGACCCTCTGCCCCCGCGCGAGACCCCGTGCATCGAGGGATGA
- a CDS encoding DNA recombination protein RmuC, which yields MSTSTVVLVVTVAVLSGALVGWSLAVARTGTGLRAAQVRAAQAEARLEAERATAAERLGALRSDQDRLSDQFRALAADALASNNEQFLALAHQRLAASQQSQVTELGRSEDAVRQLVEPLARTLDQVKAELTSAQAARLTGQAALGEQVRAMRESSELLRSETAQLVTALRSSQVRGRWGELQLRRVVESAGMLAHVDFVEQASTRTDDGLLRPDMVVRLSGGKNVVVDAKVAFLGYLDAAQTTDEAVRADRLAAHARHVRKHIDDLAAKRYWEQFTPAPEFVVMFIPAEAFFHAAIEQDATIVEYAFERNVIIATPMTLLALLRTVAYAWRQDALASNAQQVLDLGKELHGRLATLGLHVSRLGRALDAAAGAYNQTVSSLETRVLVSARRFADLHVVDGDLPSPPTSDPQLSAVRAPEFVASITEQMVALDVPPGQRATTGT from the coding sequence ATGTCCACCTCGACCGTCGTCCTCGTCGTCACCGTCGCCGTGCTCTCCGGCGCACTCGTCGGCTGGTCGCTCGCCGTGGCGCGCACGGGTACGGGCCTTCGAGCCGCACAGGTCCGCGCCGCGCAGGCCGAGGCCCGGCTCGAGGCCGAGCGTGCCACCGCAGCCGAGCGCCTGGGCGCGCTCCGCTCCGACCAGGACCGGCTCTCCGACCAGTTCCGGGCGCTCGCCGCGGACGCTCTCGCGAGCAACAACGAGCAGTTCCTCGCGCTCGCGCACCAGCGCCTGGCGGCGAGCCAGCAGTCCCAGGTGACCGAGCTCGGGCGGAGCGAGGACGCGGTCCGCCAGCTCGTCGAGCCGCTGGCCCGCACGCTCGACCAGGTCAAGGCCGAGCTCACGTCGGCGCAGGCGGCACGCCTGACGGGTCAGGCGGCTCTCGGGGAGCAGGTTCGTGCGATGCGCGAGTCCTCGGAGCTGCTCCGCAGCGAGACCGCACAGCTGGTCACCGCGCTGCGGTCGTCGCAGGTGCGCGGTCGCTGGGGCGAGCTCCAGCTCCGCAGGGTCGTGGAGTCGGCCGGGATGCTCGCGCACGTGGACTTCGTCGAGCAGGCGTCGACACGCACCGACGACGGCCTGCTGCGACCGGACATGGTGGTGCGGCTGTCCGGCGGCAAGAACGTCGTCGTCGACGCGAAGGTCGCCTTCCTCGGGTACCTCGACGCAGCGCAGACCACCGACGAGGCCGTGCGCGCCGACCGCCTCGCCGCCCACGCGCGCCACGTCCGCAAGCACATCGACGACCTCGCGGCGAAGCGGTACTGGGAGCAGTTCACTCCGGCCCCGGAGTTCGTCGTGATGTTCATCCCCGCCGAGGCCTTCTTCCACGCCGCGATCGAGCAGGACGCGACGATCGTGGAGTACGCGTTCGAGCGCAACGTCATCATCGCGACCCCGATGACGCTCCTCGCGCTGCTGAGGACCGTGGCCTACGCCTGGCGCCAGGACGCCCTGGCCTCGAACGCCCAGCAGGTGCTCGACCTCGGCAAGGAGCTGCACGGCAGGCTCGCCACGCTCGGGCTGCACGTGTCCCGGCTCGGACGCGCGCTCGACGCTGCGGCCGGTGCGTACAACCAGACGGTCTCGTCGCTCGAGACCAGGGTGCTGGTCAGCGCCCGGCGGTTCGCCGATCTCCACGTCGTCGACGGCGACCTGCCGTCGCCGCCGACCTCGGACCCGCAGCTCTCCGCAGTCCGGGCGCCGGAGTTCGTCGCGTCGATCACCGAGCAGATGGTGGCCCTCGACGTACCGCCCGGTCAGCGGGCCACGACAGGCACCTGA
- a CDS encoding ABC transporter substrate-binding protein produces MKIRRIGGLTAAIAVSALALSACSGSSSAPETTAAATGPTTGIVTVNGSEPQNPLIPTNTNETGGGKILDLIFAGLVYYDAKGAPHNEVADSITTTDSQTYTIKIKSGWKFTNGEAVTSKSFVDAWNYGAKLSNAQLNSYFFDSIEGFSYDVDSDLTGLKVVDDSTFTVTLKQPEADFPLRLGYSAFYPLPSVAFKDMKAFGENPIGDGPYMFKDASAWEHNVKADVVPNPDYIGGRKPMNGGVEVKFYTSQDAAYQDLLANNLDVDDAIPDSAFGVYKTDLGDRAINQAAAIFQSFTIPQNLAHFTGEEGNLRRQAISMAIDRKTITDKIFQGTRTPAKDFTSPVIAGYNPNLPGSEVLDYNVTKAKELWAQADAISPWSGAFTIGYNADGGHQAWVDAVCNSIKNALGIDAHGNPYPTFKDLRTDITKRTIKGAFRTGWQADYPSLYNFLGPIYGTGAGSNDGDYSNPKVDQLLKEGEAASSIDAANKKFDQVQEILFKDLPAIPLWYSNVTGGYATTVTDVQFGWNSVPLYFQIKKA; encoded by the coding sequence TTGAAGATCAGGCGAATTGGTGGCCTCACCGCCGCCATCGCAGTGAGCGCGCTCGCGCTCTCTGCCTGCAGCGGTTCGTCGAGCGCTCCCGAGACCACTGCGGCGGCGACCGGCCCGACCACGGGAATCGTGACGGTGAACGGCTCTGAGCCGCAGAACCCGCTCATCCCGACCAACACCAACGAGACCGGCGGCGGCAAGATCCTCGACCTCATCTTCGCGGGTCTGGTCTACTACGACGCCAAGGGTGCCCCGCACAACGAGGTCGCCGACTCGATCACGACGACGGACTCGCAGACGTACACGATCAAGATCAAGTCCGGCTGGAAGTTCACCAACGGCGAGGCCGTCACCTCGAAGAGCTTCGTCGACGCCTGGAACTACGGCGCCAAGCTCAGCAACGCCCAGCTGAACAGCTACTTCTTCGACAGCATCGAGGGCTTCAGCTACGACGTCGACTCCGACCTGACGGGTCTGAAGGTCGTCGACGACTCGACCTTCACCGTCACCCTCAAGCAGCCGGAGGCGGACTTCCCGCTGCGGCTCGGCTACTCGGCGTTCTACCCGCTGCCCTCGGTCGCGTTCAAGGACATGAAGGCGTTCGGCGAGAACCCGATCGGCGACGGCCCGTACATGTTCAAGGACGCCTCGGCCTGGGAGCACAACGTCAAGGCTGACGTCGTCCCGAACCCCGACTACATCGGCGGACGCAAGCCGATGAACGGTGGGGTCGAGGTCAAGTTCTACACGTCGCAGGACGCGGCGTACCAGGACCTGCTGGCCAACAACCTCGACGTCGACGACGCGATCCCGGACAGCGCGTTCGGTGTCTACAAGACCGACCTGGGCGACCGGGCGATCAACCAGGCCGCGGCGATCTTCCAGTCGTTCACGATCCCGCAGAACCTCGCGCACTTCACCGGCGAAGAGGGCAACCTGCGCCGCCAGGCGATCTCGATGGCGATCGACCGCAAGACGATCACCGACAAGATCTTCCAGGGCACCCGCACGCCGGCCAAGGACTTCACCTCGCCGGTCATCGCCGGGTACAACCCGAACCTCCCGGGTTCGGAGGTCCTCGACTACAACGTGACCAAGGCCAAGGAGCTGTGGGCCCAGGCTGACGCGATCTCGCCGTGGTCCGGAGCCTTCACGATCGGCTACAACGCCGACGGTGGACACCAGGCCTGGGTCGACGCGGTGTGCAACAGCATCAAGAACGCGCTGGGCATCGACGCGCACGGCAACCCGTACCCGACGTTCAAGGACCTGCGGACCGACATCACGAAGCGCACCATCAAGGGCGCGTTCCGTACCGGCTGGCAGGCCGACTACCCGTCGCTGTACAACTTCCTCGGCCCGATCTACGGCACGGGCGCCGGCTCGAACGACGGCGACTACTCGAACCCGAAGGTCGACCAGCTCCTCAAGGAGGGCGAGGCCGCGAGCTCGATCGACGCCGCGAACAAGAAGTTCGACCAGGTGCAGGAGATCCTCTTCAAGGACCTCCCGGCGATCCCGCTCTGGTACTCGAACGTGACCGGTGGCTACGCCACGACGGTGACGGACGTGCAGTTCGGCTGGAACTCGGTGCCGCTGTACTTCCAGATCAAGAAGGCCTGA
- a CDS encoding ABC transporter ATP-binding protein, which yields MASDPSTPVTPVPPALALRGLWKRFGEKIAVGGIDLDVPVGSFFGLVGPNGAGKTTTLSMSTGLLRPDYGQVWVHGHDLWADPRRVKAVLGVLPDGVRLFDRLTGLQLITYSGLLRGMDREVVAERATDLLDAFDLTADASTLVIDYSAGMTKKVALACALVHAPRLLVLDEPFEAVDPVSAANIREILVRYVTTGGGTVIVSSHVMDLVQRMCDHVAVIAAGHVLAAGTVDQVRGDASLEDRFVELVGGRASGEGLTWLHTS from the coding sequence ATGGCTTCCGATCCCTCGACGCCCGTCACTCCCGTCCCGCCGGCCCTCGCCCTCCGCGGGCTCTGGAAGCGGTTCGGCGAGAAGATCGCGGTCGGCGGGATCGATCTCGATGTCCCCGTCGGCTCGTTCTTCGGTCTCGTCGGCCCGAACGGCGCAGGCAAGACGACGACGCTCTCGATGTCGACCGGGCTCCTGCGGCCCGACTATGGGCAGGTCTGGGTGCACGGTCACGACCTGTGGGCCGATCCGCGCCGCGTCAAGGCGGTGCTCGGGGTCCTCCCGGACGGGGTCCGGCTCTTCGACCGTCTGACCGGTCTCCAGCTCATCACGTACTCCGGCCTGCTGCGTGGCATGGACCGCGAGGTCGTCGCCGAGCGAGCCACCGACCTGCTCGACGCCTTCGATCTGACCGCCGACGCGAGCACCCTGGTCATCGACTACTCGGCCGGGATGACAAAGAAGGTCGCCCTCGCCTGCGCCCTCGTCCACGCGCCCCGGCTGCTGGTGCTCGACGAGCCCTTCGAGGCGGTGGACCCGGTGTCCGCCGCGAACATCCGCGAGATCCTGGTGCGCTATGTGACGACCGGTGGGGGCACCGTGATCGTGTCCTCGCACGTCATGGACCTCGTGCAGCGCATGTGCGACCACGTGGCGGTGATCGCCGCAGGGCATGTCCTCGCCGCCGGCACCGTCGACCAGGTGCGCGGCGACGCGAGCCTCGAGGACCGCTTCGTCGAGCTCGTCGGCGGTCGCGCCTCGGGGGAGGGGCTCACGTGGTTGCACACCTCCTGA
- a CDS encoding 4-hydroxy-3-methylbut-2-enyl diphosphate reductase, whose amino-acid sequence MTDPAGSTATSATPTDSATARSADRKRVLLAAPRGYCAGVDRAVIAVEKALEHYGAPVYVRKEIVHNKFVVETLAARGAVFVSDTDEVPEGARVVFSAHGVSPAVHAAAAARGLRTIDATCPLVTKVHKEAVRFASDDYDILLIGHSGHEEVEGTAGEAPEHIQVVNSPAEVDGVTVRDPDKVVWISQTTLSVDETMETVRRLRERFPTLQDPPSDDICYATQNRQVAVKQLAARCDVVITVGSANSSNSVRLVEVALEAGAGASYRVDRASEIDAAWLVDARTVGVTSGASVPEILVRDVLDLLASQGFDDVEEVRTATEDLMFSLPQELRSDLKKTGSDIVRPRREHRRQLDVTAG is encoded by the coding sequence GTGACCGACCCTGCAGGCTCGACAGCCACCTCGGCGACTCCGACCGACTCGGCGACGGCGCGATCCGCGGATCGCAAGCGGGTCCTCCTGGCTGCGCCCCGTGGGTACTGCGCCGGCGTGGACCGCGCGGTGATCGCCGTCGAGAAGGCACTGGAGCACTACGGCGCACCGGTGTACGTGCGCAAGGAGATCGTCCACAACAAGTTCGTGGTCGAGACCCTCGCGGCGCGTGGTGCCGTGTTCGTCAGCGACACCGACGAGGTGCCCGAGGGCGCGAGGGTCGTCTTCTCCGCGCACGGCGTCTCCCCGGCGGTGCACGCAGCGGCCGCGGCGCGCGGGCTGCGGACCATCGACGCGACCTGCCCGCTGGTGACCAAGGTCCACAAGGAGGCGGTGCGCTTCGCGTCCGACGACTACGACATCCTGCTGATCGGCCACAGCGGTCACGAGGAGGTCGAGGGGACGGCGGGTGAGGCCCCGGAGCACATCCAGGTCGTCAACTCTCCGGCGGAGGTCGACGGGGTGACCGTGCGCGACCCGGACAAGGTCGTGTGGATCTCGCAGACGACGCTGTCGGTCGACGAGACGATGGAGACGGTCAGACGGCTCCGCGAGCGGTTTCCGACGTTGCAGGACCCGCCGAGCGACGACATCTGCTATGCCACCCAGAACCGCCAGGTCGCGGTGAAGCAGCTCGCGGCCCGGTGCGACGTGGTCATCACCGTCGGCTCGGCGAACTCGTCCAACTCGGTGCGGCTCGTCGAGGTCGCACTCGAGGCCGGTGCGGGGGCGTCGTACCGGGTGGACCGCGCGAGCGAGATCGACGCGGCATGGCTCGTCGACGCGCGAACGGTCGGGGTCACGTCGGGTGCGTCCGTGCCGGAGATCCTCGTCCGGGACGTTCTCGACCTGCTCGCGTCGCAGGGGTTCGACGACGTCGAGGAGGTGCGCACGGCGACCGAGGACCTGATGTTCTCGTTGCCCCAGGAGCTCCGCTCCGACCTCAAGAAGACCGGGAGCGACATCGTGCGCCCGCGCCGCGAGCACCGTCGACAGCTCGACGTCACGGCGGGCTGA
- a CDS encoding MarR family winged helix-turn-helix transcriptional regulator, with the protein MTDRTDRVAQFQAAWARERPDLDVSPLGVIGRLHRLGARLTDELVAVYREFGLNEGEFDVLASLRRAGAPFERAPGELAEHTMVTTGAMTKRVDRLVAMGLVTRRQSDVDGRGRVVGLTVAGRDLIDRAFTAHMANEHRLVELLAPDQRARLEEILTTWQQSLES; encoded by the coding sequence GTGACGGACCGCACAGATCGCGTGGCGCAGTTCCAGGCCGCCTGGGCGCGCGAGAGACCCGACCTGGACGTGAGCCCCCTCGGTGTCATCGGCAGGCTCCACCGGCTCGGTGCGCGTCTCACGGACGAGCTCGTCGCGGTCTACCGCGAGTTCGGCCTGAACGAGGGCGAGTTCGACGTCCTCGCATCTCTCCGTCGGGCGGGCGCTCCCTTCGAGCGGGCACCCGGAGAGCTGGCCGAGCACACCATGGTGACGACGGGCGCGATGACCAAGCGTGTCGACCGGCTCGTCGCGATGGGTCTCGTGACGCGACGGCAGAGCGACGTGGACGGCCGGGGACGTGTCGTCGGCCTCACGGTTGCGGGGCGCGACCTCATCGACCGGGCGTTCACGGCGCACATGGCGAACGAGCACCGCCTGGTCGAGCTGCTCGCGCCGGACCAGCGCGCGCGTCTCGAGGAGATCCTCACCACCTGGCAGCAGTCGCTCGAGTCCTGA
- the xseA gene encoding exodeoxyribonuclease VII large subunit yields MSDDPANTARALPLKALDTTAEHPWPVRHLAPKIADYVARMPPVWVEGQVLNLKRWNQLYFLTLRDTDLDMSLNVTVPAAALGPVAESVRDGSHLVVHARPTFHTKKGSLGLAADEVRLLGVGELLARIEHLKSVLAAEGLFDLDRKVPLPFLPGTIGLVCAQQGDAEHDVVSNARARWPQVAFEIRRVTVQGPSAVPEVSRAIAELDADPRVEVIVVARGGGSFEDLLPFSNESLVRAAAACRTPLVSAIGHHLDTPLLDLVADYRASTPTDAAKRVVPDVVEERARAVQLRTRIRRAISQTLAREQDRLDSIRSRPVLARPEDALVARAQDVGARRDAMRRAVDQVVTHESTRVAGLAAQLRSLSPAATLDRGYAVVQTPDGTVVRSPDDTRAGEVLRIRVARGELAATVGPTPR; encoded by the coding sequence ATGAGTGACGACCCCGCGAACACAGCCCGTGCGCTGCCGCTCAAGGCGCTCGACACGACCGCGGAGCACCCGTGGCCGGTGCGGCACCTCGCGCCGAAGATCGCGGACTACGTCGCGCGGATGCCTCCGGTCTGGGTCGAGGGGCAGGTGCTCAACCTCAAGCGGTGGAACCAGCTCTACTTCCTGACCCTGCGGGACACCGACCTCGACATGTCCCTCAACGTGACGGTTCCGGCGGCGGCGCTCGGCCCGGTCGCCGAGTCGGTGCGCGACGGCTCGCACCTCGTGGTGCACGCGCGGCCCACGTTCCACACGAAGAAGGGTTCGCTCGGTCTCGCCGCCGACGAGGTCAGGCTGCTCGGGGTGGGTGAGCTGCTCGCCCGCATCGAGCACCTGAAGTCCGTGCTCGCCGCCGAGGGGCTCTTCGACCTCGACCGCAAGGTCCCCCTCCCGTTCCTGCCCGGCACCATCGGCCTCGTGTGCGCACAGCAGGGCGACGCCGAGCACGACGTGGTCTCCAACGCCCGCGCCCGGTGGCCGCAGGTGGCGTTCGAGATCCGTCGCGTGACGGTGCAAGGGCCGTCCGCGGTACCTGAGGTGTCCCGCGCGATCGCCGAGCTCGACGCCGACCCGCGTGTCGAGGTGATCGTCGTCGCACGCGGCGGCGGCTCGTTCGAGGACCTCCTGCCGTTCAGCAACGAGTCCCTGGTGCGCGCAGCTGCGGCGTGCCGCACACCCCTGGTCAGCGCGATCGGGCACCACCTGGACACGCCGTTGCTCGACCTCGTCGCCGACTACCGCGCATCGACCCCGACCGACGCCGCCAAGCGCGTCGTCCCGGACGTCGTCGAGGAACGTGCGCGCGCCGTCCAGCTCAGGACACGCATCCGGCGGGCGATCTCTCAGACGCTGGCCCGCGAGCAGGACCGCCTCGACTCGATCCGGTCCCGACCCGTGCTCGCCCGGCCGGAGGACGCCCTGGTCGCCCGCGCGCAGGACGTCGGCGCCCGGCGCGACGCCATGCGCCGCGCCGTCGACCAGGTGGTCACCCACGAGAGCACCCGGGTGGCCGGCTTGGCCGCGCAGCTGCGGTCCCTCTCTCCTGCCGCGACCCTGGACCGCGGGTACGCCGTCGTCCAGACGCCCGACGGCACGGTGGTCCGCAGCCCCGACGACACACGCGCGGGCGAGGTGCTACGGATCCGCGTCGCCCGCGGAGAGCTCGCCGCGACGGTCGGTCCCACGCCACGGTGA
- a CDS encoding carbohydrate kinase, with protein MTTTPASPNIPASPPAAPRALVVGESLIDVVRRLDGTVDEHPGGSPMNVAIGLGRLGRPVDLLTWFGPDARGTALRDHIAESAVHVVDGSDGAAATSVAIATLDETGAATYTFDLDWQVPATDGLLDDVVVVHSSTIGAALAPGGKAVLDLLSRARVSATVTYDPNVRPALLGDGAHELIERLVTLADVVKVSDEDLAWYEPGIASGAIATDWASRGPGLVVVTRGSEGVLAVTSAGLVVEVPSRRVVVADTVGAGDSFMSGLIDGLWTAGLLGADHRDAVGRIDEATLVGILERCAEIAGITVSRAGANPPWAAELTVA; from the coding sequence GTGACCACCACCCCGGCATCCCCGAACATCCCTGCATCCCCGCCCGCCGCGCCGCGCGCCCTCGTCGTCGGGGAGTCGCTGATCGACGTGGTCCGCCGCCTCGACGGCACGGTCGACGAGCACCCGGGCGGGAGCCCGATGAACGTCGCGATCGGCCTCGGGCGCCTCGGGCGACCGGTCGACCTGCTCACCTGGTTCGGCCCGGACGCCCGCGGGACCGCGCTGCGCGACCACATCGCCGAGTCCGCCGTTCACGTGGTCGACGGCTCGGACGGTGCCGCGGCGACCTCGGTCGCCATCGCGACCCTCGACGAGACCGGCGCAGCGACGTACACGTTCGACCTGGACTGGCAGGTGCCCGCGACGGACGGGCTGCTCGACGACGTCGTCGTCGTGCACAGCAGCACCATCGGCGCCGCCCTCGCTCCCGGCGGCAAGGCCGTCCTCGACCTGCTCTCGCGCGCACGCGTCTCGGCGACCGTCACCTACGACCCGAACGTGCGGCCCGCACTGCTCGGCGACGGCGCCCATGAGCTCATCGAGCGCCTCGTCACCCTCGCCGACGTCGTCAAGGTCAGCGACGAGGACCTCGCGTGGTACGAACCCGGCATCGCCTCTGGCGCGATCGCCACCGACTGGGCCTCACGCGGCCCGGGCCTGGTGGTGGTGACCCGCGGGTCCGAGGGCGTGCTCGCCGTGACCTCGGCCGGCCTCGTGGTCGAGGTGCCGTCACGTCGCGTGGTCGTCGCGGACACCGTCGGCGCCGGTGACTCGTTCATGTCCGGCCTGATCGACGGGCTGTGGACCGCGGGCCTGCTCGGTGCGGACCATCGCGACGCCGTCGGCCGGATCGACGAGGCGACCCTCGTCGGGATCCTGGAGCGCTGCGCCGAGATCGCCGGCATCACGGTCTCCCGCGCGGGCGCCAACCCGCCCTGGGCGGCCGAGCTCACCGTCGCCTGA
- the ychF gene encoding redox-regulated ATPase YchF produces the protein MALTIGIVGLPNVGKSTLFNALTRAQVLAANYPFATIEPNVGVVPLPDPRLAVLAEIFGSERILPATVSFVDIAGIVKGASEGEGLGNKFLAHIREAEAICQVTRAFVDPDVVHVDGKVSPKDDIETVNTELILADLQTLEKTVPRLEKEVRAKKADAALLEAAQGAQKLLESGQTLFAGAAAAKLDTDRLAELQLLTAKPFIYVFNTDDAGLADTAMQAELRALVAPADAIFLDAKFESDLVELSPEEAAEMLADNGQEESGLDQLARVGFHTLGLQTYLTAGPKETRAWTIHQGWTAPQAAGVIHTDFQRGFIKAEVIGFDDLVAAGSVAAVRAAGKARIEGKDYVMADGDVVEFRFNV, from the coding sequence GTGGCTCTCACTATCGGCATCGTCGGCCTGCCCAACGTCGGCAAGTCCACCCTCTTCAACGCGCTGACTCGTGCGCAGGTGCTCGCGGCGAACTACCCGTTCGCGACGATCGAGCCGAACGTCGGCGTGGTCCCGCTGCCTGACCCGCGGCTCGCGGTCCTCGCAGAGATCTTCGGCAGCGAGCGGATCCTGCCGGCGACGGTGTCGTTCGTGGACATCGCCGGGATCGTCAAGGGGGCGAGCGAGGGTGAGGGGCTTGGCAACAAGTTCCTCGCGCACATCCGGGAGGCCGAGGCGATCTGCCAGGTCACCCGCGCCTTCGTCGACCCCGACGTCGTGCACGTCGACGGCAAGGTCTCCCCGAAGGATGACATCGAGACCGTCAACACCGAGCTGATCCTGGCGGACCTGCAGACCCTCGAGAAGACGGTCCCGCGGCTCGAGAAGGAGGTCCGCGCCAAGAAGGCCGACGCAGCCCTGCTCGAGGCCGCGCAGGGTGCGCAGAAGCTGCTCGAGTCCGGCCAGACCCTGTTCGCCGGAGCGGCCGCCGCGAAGCTCGACACCGACCGCCTCGCCGAGCTCCAGCTGCTCACCGCGAAGCCGTTCATCTACGTGTTCAACACCGACGACGCGGGCCTGGCCGACACGGCGATGCAGGCCGAGCTCCGCGCCCTTGTCGCCCCGGCCGACGCGATCTTCCTCGACGCCAAGTTCGAGTCCGACCTGGTCGAGCTCAGCCCGGAGGAGGCCGCCGAGATGCTGGCCGACAACGGGCAGGAGGAGTCCGGCCTCGATCAGCTCGCGCGCGTCGGCTTCCACACCCTGGGGCTCCAGACGTACCTGACCGCCGGACCGAAGGAGACGCGGGCCTGGACGATCCACCAGGGCTGGACGGCCCCGCAGGCCGCCGGTGTGATCCACACCGACTTCCAGCGCGGGTTCATCAAGGCCGAGGTGATCGGCTTCGACGACCTCGTCGCCGCGGGATCCGTCGCGGCGGTCCGCGCCGCGGGCAAGGCGCGCATCGAGGGCAAGGACTACGTGATGGCCGACGGCGACGTGGTGGAGTTCCGCTTCAACGTGTAG
- a CDS encoding exodeoxyribonuclease VII small subunit — MTTPPRQKDTRPDVASLSYEQARDELVTVVTTLEAGGTTLEESLGLWERGEALAARCQEWLDGARDRLAAARAKDDDGTIPDGTTDGRADA, encoded by the coding sequence GTGACCACACCCCCACGCCAGAAGGACACCCGGCCCGACGTCGCCTCGCTCAGCTACGAGCAGGCCCGCGACGAGCTGGTGACGGTCGTCACCACGCTCGAAGCAGGTGGCACGACCCTCGAGGAGTCCCTCGGGCTCTGGGAACGCGGTGAGGCTCTGGCCGCACGCTGCCAGGAGTGGCTCGACGGCGCGCGCGACCGGCTCGCCGCGGCCCGCGCGAAGGACGACGACGGCACGATCCCGGACGGGACGACGGACGGGAGGGCCGACGCGTGA